A region of Streptomyces sp. R44 DNA encodes the following proteins:
- the rsmA gene encoding 16S rRNA (adenine(1518)-N(6)/adenine(1519)-N(6))-dimethyltransferase RsmA — translation MSTTTGPESPDALLGPADIRELAAALGVRPTKQKGQNFVIDANTVRRIVRTAEVRPEDVVVEVGPGLGSLTLALLEAADRVTAVEIDDVLAAALPATIAARLPGKKDRFALVHSDAMHVEELPGPPPTALVANLPYNVAVPVLLHMLERFPTIERTLVMVQAEVADRLAAKPGNKVYGVPSVKANWYAEVKRAGAIGRNVFWPAPNVDSGLVSLVRRTEPLPTTASRQEVFAVVDAAFAQRRKTLRAALAGWAGSPAAAEEALVKAGISPQARGESLTVEEFARIAENKPEAKA, via the coding sequence GTGAGCACCACCACCGGCCCCGAAAGCCCCGACGCCCTCCTCGGCCCCGCCGACATCCGTGAGCTGGCCGCCGCCCTCGGCGTGCGCCCCACGAAGCAGAAGGGCCAGAACTTCGTCATCGACGCCAACACCGTCCGGCGGATCGTCCGCACGGCCGAGGTGCGGCCCGAGGACGTGGTCGTGGAGGTGGGGCCCGGACTCGGCTCCCTCACCCTGGCCCTCCTGGAGGCCGCCGACCGCGTGACCGCCGTCGAGATCGACGACGTGCTCGCCGCCGCGCTGCCCGCCACGATCGCGGCCCGCCTGCCCGGGAAGAAGGACCGCTTCGCGCTGGTCCACTCCGACGCGATGCACGTCGAGGAGCTTCCGGGCCCGCCGCCGACCGCGCTCGTCGCGAACCTGCCGTACAACGTGGCCGTGCCCGTCCTGCTCCACATGCTGGAGCGGTTCCCGACCATCGAGCGGACCCTCGTCATGGTCCAGGCCGAGGTCGCGGACCGGCTCGCCGCCAAGCCCGGGAACAAGGTGTACGGAGTCCCCTCCGTCAAGGCCAACTGGTACGCCGAGGTCAAGCGCGCCGGCGCCATCGGCCGCAACGTCTTCTGGCCCGCGCCGAACGTCGACTCGGGCCTCGTCTCCCTCGTCCGCCGCACCGAGCCCCTCCCGACCACCGCGAGCCGGCAGGAGGTCTTCGCGGTCGTCGACGCGGCCTTCGCGCAGCGCCGCAAAACCCTGCGCGCGGCCCTCGCGGGCTGGGCGGGCTCGCCCGCGGCCGCCGAGGAGGCCCTGGTGAAGGCCGGGATCTCGCCGCAGGCGCGGGGCGAGTCGCTGACGGTGGAGGAGTTCGCGCGGATCGCGGAGAACAAGCCGGAGGCGAAGGCATGA
- a CDS encoding acyltransferase, which yields MGISARELAAATPATRDRYVDLLRVASLAVVVLGHWLMAAVTADGQVGNLLAVVPELQVVTWVFQVMPVFFFVGGFSHALAHRSRPRYAAFLRARLQRLLRPTMVFVGVWGAAALLLQLSGADGGLTGVALRLVTQPLWFIGIYLAMVAFTPPLLRLHERWGWGAFFALAGGAVAVDVLRFATGVPFVEFLNFAFVWLAVHQLGFLRADGMIRRPALLAGAGLVGATALVALGPYPLSMVGMPGEKVSNMAPPTLALLCHGLWLVGAVELLKGPGARLLARAGVWRAVVAANGIAMTAFLWHLTAMLGVYGALLGLGVELPAPASAAWWAQVPLRFAAAAVLTALLVAVFRRFEAPVPAAPATDAGGPLAALGITLALFGVLGLSLTGFAGLLDGHSATLIAVPVTAPAAVGLALVGWLLVERAGRVRSR from the coding sequence ATGGGAATCAGCGCGCGTGAACTCGCCGCCGCCACACCGGCGACGCGGGACCGGTACGTCGATCTGCTCCGGGTCGCCTCGCTCGCGGTCGTCGTCCTCGGCCACTGGCTGATGGCGGCCGTCACCGCCGACGGGCAGGTCGGGAACCTGCTCGCCGTCGTGCCGGAACTCCAGGTGGTGACCTGGGTGTTCCAGGTGATGCCGGTGTTCTTCTTCGTGGGGGGCTTCTCGCACGCCCTCGCCCACCGCTCCCGCCCGCGGTACGCGGCCTTCCTGAGGGCCCGGCTCCAGCGGCTGCTGCGGCCGACGATGGTGTTCGTCGGGGTGTGGGGCGCGGCCGCGCTGCTGCTCCAGCTGTCCGGGGCGGACGGAGGACTCACCGGGGTGGCGCTGCGGCTCGTCACGCAGCCGCTGTGGTTCATCGGGATCTACCTGGCGATGGTGGCCTTCACTCCGCCGCTGCTGCGGCTGCACGAGCGGTGGGGGTGGGGCGCGTTCTTCGCGCTCGCGGGCGGGGCGGTCGCCGTGGACGTGCTGCGGTTCGCTACGGGCGTGCCCTTCGTGGAGTTCCTGAACTTCGCGTTCGTGTGGCTCGCGGTCCACCAGCTCGGTTTCCTCCGCGCCGACGGCATGATCCGCCGCCCGGCGCTGCTCGCCGGCGCGGGCCTCGTCGGCGCGACGGCGCTCGTCGCCCTCGGGCCGTACCCGCTGTCGATGGTGGGGATGCCGGGCGAGAAGGTGTCGAACATGGCGCCGCCGACCCTCGCCCTGCTCTGCCACGGCCTGTGGCTGGTCGGCGCGGTCGAGCTGCTCAAGGGCCCGGGTGCGCGGCTCCTCGCCCGGGCCGGGGTGTGGCGGGCGGTGGTCGCCGCGAACGGGATCGCGATGACGGCGTTCCTGTGGCACCTGACGGCCATGCTCGGGGTGTACGGCGCGCTGCTCGGTCTCGGCGTGGAGCTGCCGGCCCCGGCCTCGGCCGCCTGGTGGGCGCAGGTGCCGCTGCGGTTCGCGGCGGCGGCCGTGCTCACGGCCCTGCTCGTCGCGGTCTTCCGCCGCTTCGAGGCGCCGGTCCCCGCCGCCCCGGCGACCGACGCGGGCGGCCCTCTCGCCGCGCTCGGCATCACGCTCGCCCTGTTCGGCGTCCTGGGCCTGTCCCTGACGGGCTTCGCGGGGCTCCTCGACGGTCACTCGGCGACCCTGATCGCCGTCCCGGTCACGGCCCCGGCGGCGGTGGGGCTCGCGCTCGTGGGCTGGCTGCTGGTGGAGCGGGCGGGGCGGGTCAGATCGCGATGA
- a CDS encoding CopG family transcriptional regulator — protein MSEPTQKYSISMPRDLAEAARARGGPSGLSAYVTAAVARQIERDDLNELIAVAEAEHGPVTDEEVQARRERLRRAREEQGGSTSGEASAA, from the coding sequence ATGAGCGAGCCCACCCAGAAGTACTCGATCAGCATGCCCCGGGACCTCGCGGAGGCGGCACGCGCGCGTGGTGGCCCCTCCGGGCTCTCGGCCTACGTCACCGCCGCCGTCGCCCGGCAGATAGAGCGGGACGACCTCAACGAGCTCATCGCTGTGGCGGAGGCCGAGCACGGCCCTGTCACGGACGAGGAGGTCCAGGCCCGGCGCGAGCGGCTGCGGCGTGCACGCGAGGAGCAGGGCGGCTCGACATCCGGCGAGGCGAGTGCGGCGTGA
- a CDS encoding 4-(cytidine 5'-diphospho)-2-C-methyl-D-erythritol kinase → MSGVTVRVPAKVNVQLAVGAARPDGFHDLANVFLAVSLYDEVTATPADALTITCEGPDADKVPLDRSNLAARAAELLAARHGIAPDVHLHIKKDIPVAGGMAGGSADGAGALLACDALWGLDTPREVLLEICAELGSDVPFSLVGGAALGTGRGEKLTELPVGGTFHWVFAVADGGLSTPAVYGEFDRLTEGVEVPEPAASPALLDALATGDTAALAATLANDLQAPALSLRPSLTATLAAGTEAGALAALVSGSGPTTAFLVKDAETADTVAAALVASGTCRTARPTTSPAPGAVVLG, encoded by the coding sequence ATGAGCGGCGTGACCGTACGCGTCCCCGCCAAGGTCAACGTCCAGCTCGCGGTGGGCGCGGCCCGCCCCGACGGCTTCCACGACCTGGCGAACGTCTTCCTCGCCGTCTCCCTGTACGACGAGGTCACCGCCACCCCCGCCGACGCGCTGACGATCACCTGCGAGGGCCCGGACGCCGACAAGGTGCCGCTGGACCGCAGCAACCTGGCCGCGCGCGCCGCCGAGCTGCTGGCCGCCCGGCACGGCATCGCGCCGGACGTGCACCTGCACATCAAGAAGGACATCCCGGTCGCCGGCGGCATGGCGGGCGGCAGCGCGGACGGCGCGGGCGCCCTGCTCGCCTGCGACGCGCTCTGGGGCCTGGACACGCCCCGCGAGGTGCTCCTGGAGATCTGCGCCGAGCTCGGCTCGGACGTGCCGTTCAGCCTGGTCGGCGGGGCGGCGCTCGGCACCGGGCGGGGCGAGAAGCTGACGGAGCTGCCGGTCGGGGGCACCTTCCACTGGGTGTTCGCCGTCGCCGACGGCGGTCTTTCGACCCCGGCGGTGTACGGGGAGTTCGACCGTCTCACCGAGGGCGTCGAGGTCCCCGAGCCGGCCGCCTCACCGGCGCTCCTCGATGCCCTGGCGACCGGCGACACCGCCGCTCTCGCAGCCACCCTCGCCAACGACCTCCAGGCACCGGCGCTCTCCCTGCGCCCCTCGCTCACCGCGACCCTGGCGGCCGGCACCGAGGCGGGCGCCCTCGCGGCGCTGGTCTCCGGCTCGGGCCCGACGACGGCGTTCCTGGTGAAGGACGCGGAGACGGCGGACACGGTCGCCGCCGCCCTCGTCGCCTCCGGCACCTGCCGCACGGCCCGCCCGACGACGTCACCGGCGCCGGGCGCGGTCGTCCTGGGCTAG
- a CDS encoding type II toxin-antitoxin system VapC family toxin has product MTPPRPEAAPGGTLVLDSEGLAKAVLRDREVTGWLALARADDLRVVTSAATLVEVMHPRINRAALEWTLSRLVVEPVTDAVARQAGALLAEAGLHGHKYAIDAMVAATAIGAPGPVTVLTSDPEDLLALCRGRATVIAI; this is encoded by the coding sequence GTGACACCGCCCCGCCCCGAAGCCGCCCCCGGCGGGACGCTGGTGCTCGACAGCGAGGGACTCGCCAAGGCCGTCCTGCGCGACCGCGAGGTCACGGGCTGGCTCGCGCTGGCCCGCGCCGACGACCTGCGGGTCGTGACGAGCGCGGCCACGCTGGTGGAGGTGATGCACCCCCGGATCAACCGGGCCGCCCTGGAGTGGACGCTGTCGCGCCTCGTCGTCGAACCCGTGACCGACGCCGTCGCCCGTCAGGCGGGGGCCCTGCTCGCCGAGGCGGGTCTGCACGGCCACAAGTACGCCATCGACGCGATGGTCGCCGCGACGGCCATCGGGGCGCCCGGTCCCGTCACCGTGCTGACCTCGGACCCTGAGGACCTGCTGGCCCTCTGCCGGGGCCGCGCGACTGTCATCGCGATCTGA